In a single window of the Flavobacterium ammoniigenes genome:
- a CDS encoding YraN family protein: MAEHNELGKLGEELAAEYLQKNGYAILETNWVFQKAEIDILAQKNNTLAVVEVKTRSSIEFGLPQDFVKPKKIQLLVKAVHAYVTENDLDLDVRFDIIAISKKDQEFVIEHLTDAFFHF; the protein is encoded by the coding sequence ATGGCCGAACACAACGAATTAGGAAAACTTGGAGAAGAACTAGCGGCCGAATACCTTCAAAAAAATGGTTATGCTATTTTGGAAACCAATTGGGTATTTCAAAAAGCTGAAATTGATATTTTGGCACAAAAAAACAACACCTTAGCTGTTGTAGAAGTAAAAACCCGATCTTCAATTGAATTTGGTCTTCCACAAGACTTTGTAAAGCCAAAAAAAATCCAATTATTAGTAAAAGCAGTTCATGCTTATGTAACCGAAAACGATTTAGATCTAGACGTGCGATTTGACATCATAGCTATTAGTAAAAAAGACCAAGAATTTGTTATTGAACACCTTACAGACGCGTTTTTTCATTTTTGA
- a CDS encoding aspartate kinase, protein MKTVSSIVENYIKTKPFLLNALSLGIINLTSLSRNIMSELENEFGKEVKQGAIVMALKRLTEELDFKLNHKINKVIKNIGEITVRSELTDYTFAASESVLNKQADLITDINSHSDIFYTSSRGVNETNIVVSSSVNHLVDKHFANEKLIQKLENLASITVKLPKENIVVPGIYYFIFQRLAWEGIIINEVISTSNEFTILVSENEVDVAFKVIKDLKN, encoded by the coding sequence ATGAAAACTGTTTCGTCCATTGTAGAAAATTACATCAAAACAAAACCTTTTTTACTAAATGCCCTGTCACTAGGAATTATCAATTTAACGTCTCTTTCTCGCAATATTATGAGTGAATTAGAGAATGAATTTGGCAAAGAAGTAAAACAAGGTGCCATTGTAATGGCCTTAAAAAGATTGACCGAAGAATTGGATTTTAAATTGAACCACAAAATCAATAAAGTCATTAAAAATATCGGAGAAATTACCGTTCGTTCTGAATTGACCGATTATACTTTTGCCGCTTCAGAAAGCGTATTGAATAAACAAGCTGATTTAATTACAGATATTAATAGTCATTCCGATATTTTTTATACTTCGTCAAGAGGGGTGAATGAAACGAATATCGTAGTAAGTAGCAGCGTGAATCATTTGGTTGACAAACATTTTGCCAACGAAAAATTAATTCAAAAACTAGAAAATTTAGCTTCCATTACGGTGAAATTACCCAAAGAAAATATTGTAGTTCCAGGAATATATTATTTCATTTTCCAACGCTTGGCTTGGGAAGGAATTATTATCAATGAGGTGATTTCAACTTCGAATGAGTTTACCATATTAGTAAGCGAAAATGAAGTCGATGTAGCTTTCAAAGTAATTAAAGATTTGAAAAATTAA
- the mfd gene encoding transcription-repair coupling factor: protein MSKTIYSIYDNSPKTEQISTLLGQNNTAKIQLSGLVGSSISFLIRSLFKKSELPFVLILNDKEEAAYFLNDLEQMVGDQDVLFYPASFRRPYQIEETDNVNVLLRAEVLNRINSRKKPAIIVSYPEALFEKVVTRKELDKNTLKVAVGDQISIDFINEVLFEYEFKRVDFITEPGEFSVRGGIVDVFSFSNDNPYRIEFFGNEVDSIRTFDVATQLSLEQQKKIAIIPNVENKFLQENRESFLDYISEKTVICIQNTEGLLSQLDKQFAKAEEAFETLSKDIKHATPEQLFLNQEQFVKRALNFSVVELDSKPIFKTIKKFDFHTQPQPSFNKQFDLLLNNLNDNHFNGYKNYLFCSNDNQAKRFHDIFETLDEANSENIRKQYNTVVLPLYQGFIDEENQITCYTDHQIFERYHKFSIKNGYSKKQNITLKELTSLSVGDYVTHIDHGIGKFGGLQKIQVEGKTQEAIKLVYADNDIVYVSIHSLHKISRYNGKDGTPPKIYKLGSNAWKVLKQKTKARVKHIAFNLIQLYAKRRLEKGFQYAPDSYLQNELESSFIYEDTPDQIKSTQEVKADMESDRPMDRLVCGDVGFGKTEVAIRAAFKAVDNSKQVAVLVPTTILAYQHYRTFSERLKDMPVTVGYLNRFRTAKQKAETLKQLAEGKLDIVIGTHQLVNKNVVFKDLGLLIVDEEQKFGVNVKDKLKTIAANVDTLTLTATPIPRTLQFSLMAARDLSVITTPPPNRYPIETNVVGFNEELIRDAISYEIQRNGQVFFINNRIENIKEIAGMIQRLVPNARVGIGHGQMEGAKLEELMLAFMNGEFDVLVATTIIESGLDVPNANTIFINNANNFGLSDLHQMRGRVGRSNKKAFCYFICPPYSAMTDDARKRIQALEQFSELGSGFNIAMKDLEIRGAGDLLGGEQSGFINEIGFDTYQKIMNEAIEELKENEFKDLYPEQNDIETKEYVKDLQLDTDFELLFPDEYINTVSERLLLYNELADIKDETSLLAYENKLIDRFGPLPKQAISLLSSMKIKWIATRLGIEKLVMKQGKMIGYFVSDQQSNYYQSGRFHQVLQFVQKQSALCKMKEKQTPNGLRLLLTFENVKSIRKALELMELMDK, encoded by the coding sequence TTGAGTAAAACTATCTATTCTATTTACGACAATTCGCCTAAAACGGAGCAAATTTCGACCCTTTTAGGGCAAAATAATACCGCAAAAATACAGCTGTCTGGATTGGTGGGATCTTCGATTTCATTTCTAATTCGCTCACTTTTTAAAAAATCAGAACTCCCTTTTGTATTGATTTTAAATGACAAAGAAGAAGCCGCTTATTTTTTGAACGATTTGGAACAAATGGTGGGCGACCAAGATGTATTGTTTTATCCCGCTTCTTTTCGACGCCCCTATCAAATAGAAGAAACTGACAATGTGAATGTGTTGCTTCGTGCCGAAGTTTTAAATCGCATCAACTCACGCAAAAAACCAGCTATTATTGTAAGTTATCCTGAAGCGCTTTTTGAAAAAGTGGTCACTCGAAAGGAATTGGATAAAAACACTTTGAAAGTCGCTGTGGGCGACCAAATTTCGATTGATTTTATCAATGAGGTACTGTTTGAATACGAATTCAAAAGAGTGGATTTTATAACAGAACCCGGCGAATTTTCGGTTCGAGGCGGTATCGTAGATGTGTTTTCGTTTTCCAATGATAATCCGTACCGAATCGAGTTTTTTGGCAACGAAGTAGACAGCATTAGAACCTTTGATGTGGCCACCCAATTGTCATTGGAACAACAAAAGAAAATTGCCATTATTCCAAATGTAGAAAATAAATTTTTACAGGAAAATCGCGAAAGTTTTTTAGACTATATTTCTGAAAAAACGGTCATTTGTATTCAAAATACCGAAGGATTATTAAGTCAATTGGACAAGCAATTTGCCAAGGCTGAAGAAGCGTTTGAAACACTATCTAAGGATATCAAACACGCCACGCCAGAGCAATTATTTTTGAATCAAGAACAATTTGTGAAACGCGCACTGAATTTTTCGGTGGTGGAATTGGATTCTAAGCCAATATTTAAAACGATCAAAAAGTTCGATTTTCATACGCAGCCGCAACCCTCTTTCAACAAACAATTTGATTTGTTGTTGAACAATTTGAACGACAATCATTTTAATGGTTACAAAAACTATTTGTTCTGTTCCAATGACAATCAAGCCAAGCGTTTTCATGATATTTTTGAAACCTTGGATGAGGCAAATTCAGAGAATATTCGTAAGCAATACAATACCGTTGTTTTGCCTTTGTACCAAGGATTTATTGACGAAGAAAATCAAATCACCTGCTATACCGATCATCAGATTTTTGAACGCTACCATAAATTCAGCATCAAAAATGGCTATTCCAAAAAGCAAAACATTACCCTGAAAGAGCTGACTTCACTTTCGGTAGGAGATTATGTAACGCATATCGATCACGGAATTGGAAAGTTTGGCGGTTTGCAGAAAATTCAAGTCGAAGGCAAAACACAAGAAGCGATTAAATTGGTGTATGCCGATAATGATATTGTGTATGTGAGTATTCACTCTTTGCACAAAATTTCAAGATACAATGGCAAAGACGGCACGCCTCCTAAAATTTATAAATTAGGGTCGAATGCTTGGAAAGTTTTAAAACAAAAAACCAAAGCGCGCGTCAAACATATTGCATTCAATTTGATTCAGCTTTATGCCAAAAGACGTTTGGAAAAAGGCTTTCAATATGCGCCGGATAGTTATTTGCAGAACGAATTAGAAAGTTCGTTTATCTACGAAGATACGCCGGACCAAATCAAATCGACTCAGGAAGTTAAAGCCGACATGGAAAGCGACCGACCTATGGATCGCTTGGTGTGTGGCGATGTAGGTTTTGGAAAAACAGAGGTGGCCATTCGTGCCGCTTTTAAGGCGGTGGATAACAGCAAACAAGTTGCTGTTTTGGTACCTACAACTATTTTGGCTTACCAACATTATCGCACTTTTTCGGAACGATTGAAAGACATGCCCGTTACAGTGGGTTATCTGAACCGATTTAGAACGGCCAAACAAAAAGCAGAAACCCTCAAGCAATTGGCCGAAGGGAAACTAGATATTGTTATTGGAACCCATCAGTTAGTAAACAAAAATGTGGTTTTTAAAGACCTTGGCTTATTGATTGTAGACGAGGAACAAAAATTTGGGGTAAACGTCAAAGACAAACTCAAAACAATCGCTGCCAATGTGGATACCTTGACGTTAACGGCTACACCTATTCCGAGAACCTTACAATTCTCGTTGATGGCTGCGCGTGATTTATCGGTAATCACTACGCCACCGCCGAATCGCTATCCTATTGAAACCAATGTGGTCGGCTTCAATGAAGAGTTGATTCGCGATGCGATTTCCTATGAAATTCAGCGCAACGGCCAAGTCTTTTTTATCAATAACCGCATAGAAAACATCAAAGAAATTGCTGGAATGATTCAGCGATTAGTGCCCAACGCCCGCGTAGGAATTGGCCACGGCCAAATGGAAGGCGCTAAACTTGAAGAACTGATGCTGGCTTTTATGAACGGCGAGTTTGATGTTTTGGTAGCGACTACCATTATTGAAAGTGGTTTGGATGTGCCGAATGCCAATACGATTTTTATCAACAATGCCAATAATTTTGGATTGTCTGATTTGCATCAAATGCGAGGTCGAGTAGGCCGAAGCAACAAAAAAGCGTTTTGCTATTTCATTTGTCCACCTTATTCTGCCATGACGGATGACGCTCGAAAACGAATTCAAGCCTTAGAACAATTTAGTGAACTAGGTAGCGGATTTAATATTGCTATGAAAGACTTGGAAATTCGTGGCGCAGGTGATTTGTTAGGAGGAGAACAAAGTGGTTTCATCAACGAAATTGGTTTTGACACCTATCAAAAAATTATGAATGAAGCTATCGAAGAGCTGAAGGAAAACGAATTCAAGGATCTGTATCCTGAGCAAAATGATATTGAAACCAAAGAATATGTCAAAGACTTGCAATTGGATACCGATTTTGAATTATTGTTCCCAGATGAATATATTAATACGGTTTCGGAACGATTGCTATTGTACAATGAGTTGGCTGACATCAAAGACGAAACATCACTTTTGGCCTATGAAAACAAATTGATTGACCGTTTTGGTCCGTTGCCAAAACAAGCGATTTCTTTATTGAGCAGCATGAAAATTAAATGGATTGCCACGCGATTAGGAATCGAAAAGCTGGTCATGAAACAAGGCAAAATGATTGGGTATTTTGTGTCTGATCAACAATCGAATTACTACCAATCAGGACGTTTTCATCAAGTATTACAGTTTGTGCAAAAGCAAAGTGCGTTGTGCAAAATGAAAGAAAAACAAACGCCTAACGGATTGCGATTGTTGTTAACTTTTGAAAACGTAAAATCAATTCGCAAAGCATTAGAGTTGATGGAATTGATGGACAAATAG
- a CDS encoding metallophosphoesterase family protein, which produces MRTLVIGDIHGGLRALHQILERAKVSPNDKLIFLGDYVDGWSQSPEVIDALIAMKATHTIVCIRGNHDDLLLEWLKNGTDNPQWFDHGGEATVTAYQNRDAATLAAHIHFIESLVDFHLDEQNRLFIHAGFTNVNGVDFEYFPKLFYWDRSLWETALALDKNMKTTDLAYPKRLRLYNEIFIGHTPVSRIGKTIPVQMANVWNVDTGAAFRGPLTIMDVDSKNYWQSENLDMLYPNEKGRN; this is translated from the coding sequence ATGAGAACATTAGTTATAGGCGATATTCATGGTGGCTTGCGTGCACTACATCAAATTCTAGAAAGAGCCAAAGTCAGCCCAAATGACAAACTGATTTTTTTAGGAGATTATGTCGATGGTTGGAGCCAATCGCCTGAAGTGATTGACGCGCTAATTGCCATGAAAGCAACACATACTATAGTTTGTATTCGTGGCAATCATGATGATTTGCTGTTGGAGTGGTTGAAAAACGGAACCGATAATCCGCAATGGTTTGATCATGGTGGAGAAGCTACTGTTACGGCCTATCAAAATCGCGATGCTGCCACTTTAGCTGCCCATATCCATTTCATAGAATCATTAGTAGATTTCCATCTAGACGAACAAAATCGATTGTTCATTCATGCCGGATTTACCAATGTGAATGGGGTTGATTTTGAATATTTTCCAAAGCTTTTTTATTGGGATAGAAGCCTCTGGGAAACTGCTTTGGCTTTGGACAAAAACATGAAAACTACTGATTTGGCTTATCCAAAACGACTTAGGTTGTATAACGAAATTTTTATTGGACATACTCCCGTATCGCGAATTGGAAAAACTATTCCCGTTCAAATGGCGAATGTTTGGAATGTTGATACCGGAGCCGCTTTTAGAGGTCCATTAACTATTATGGATGTGGATTCTAAAAACTATTGGCAGAGTGAAAATTTAGATATGTTATACCCTAATGAAAAAGGGAGAAACTAA
- a CDS encoding ATP-binding protein, with protein sequence MINKRILIKNLLTHNDEGSFYDKKRQLNLHNREGKAKFLKHICSLSNSNPTNNSYIVVGVEDQNNEIIGTDFYDDSRIQNLVNAYLENPPKIQYENVPFPNLPKDKVIGLVTIRANSKKASFKKGIYTIPIHSTFIRIGSNTTPVESGFENNFQNHETVIGIENNSRNSIEYTLDNVIDFLNFRHKDINPKYKVFKELFVICWAGIEKKSKNTTYLSRVDIELINEQIKLFYSAQDVVEITFNEDSFTIIEYVPLDLNDKIDYYPLEEQTIHFQENGYYNISRKILFQPPSFNKKILHHIYNNNISLLKKLENQRNLTKSEQKDLENLPSTFMVCYLNGFENAKQKLIDAKQLLKPFPQIYSSFKESLRILRKLKYDVQ encoded by the coding sequence ATGATCAATAAGCGCATTTTAATTAAAAACCTACTTACACATAACGATGAAGGTTCTTTTTATGACAAAAAACGCCAATTAAATTTACATAATCGAGAAGGCAAAGCTAAGTTTTTAAAACACATTTGTTCTTTATCCAATTCCAATCCCACCAATAATTCTTATATAGTTGTTGGGGTAGAAGATCAAAATAATGAAATCATAGGTACTGATTTTTATGATGATAGTCGCATTCAAAACTTAGTCAATGCGTATTTGGAAAATCCGCCCAAAATACAATATGAAAATGTGCCTTTCCCTAATTTACCTAAGGATAAAGTAATCGGTTTGGTAACTATTAGAGCTAATTCCAAAAAGGCTTCTTTTAAAAAAGGAATTTATACTATTCCTATTCATAGCACATTTATACGAATTGGGAGTAACACTACTCCTGTTGAAAGTGGTTTTGAAAACAATTTTCAAAACCACGAAACCGTTATTGGAATTGAAAACAATTCAAGAAATAGTATTGAATATACATTAGACAATGTCATTGACTTTTTGAATTTTAGACACAAAGACATTAACCCTAAATACAAAGTGTTTAAAGAATTATTTGTTATATGTTGGGCAGGAATTGAAAAGAAATCTAAAAATACAACCTACTTATCTAGAGTCGATATTGAACTTATCAATGAACAAATTAAACTGTTTTATTCTGCTCAAGATGTGGTTGAGATTACATTTAATGAAGATAGTTTTACCATAATTGAATATGTCCCTTTGGATCTAAATGATAAAATAGACTATTACCCTCTCGAAGAACAAACCATTCATTTTCAAGAAAATGGCTATTATAATATAAGCCGAAAAATACTTTTTCAACCGCCATCATTTAACAAAAAAATATTACATCATATCTATAATAACAATATCTCATTGCTCAAAAAACTAGAAAATCAAAGAAATTTGACAAAATCAGAACAAAAAGACTTGGAAAATTTACCCTCCACTTTTATGGTTTGTTATCTCAATGGTTTTGAAAATGCAAAACAAAAATTGATTGACGCAAAGCAATTACTAAAACCTTTTCCTCAAATATATTCGTCATTTAAAGAATCATTACGCATTTTAAGAAAATTGAAATACGATGTCCAATAA
- a CDS encoding S66 peptidase family protein → MRKTFYLFIISLLSITMQAQTTMITPPYLQKGDTVAILATARKHIVKSMQPTIDLLESWGLNVVIGKSIGLEENQLAGSDEQRAADLQEQLDNPNIKAIWCARGGYGTVRVVDLIDFTQFKKSPKWLVGFSDVTVLHSHLNTMGYKSIHGIMPISLAKASKEAIESLRLSLFGQPLQYAIDPHPMNRLGKATGEVVGGNLSILYSLLGSPSAIDCKDKILYIEDLDEYLYHIDRMMMNLKRNGCLESLKGIIVGSMTDMKDNDIPWGKNALEIVQDVTKQYNIPMVFNFPAGHIHDNRALILGATATIEVTENCSTVVFE, encoded by the coding sequence ATGAGAAAAACTTTCTACTTATTCATTATAAGTTTACTTTCTATCACTATGCAAGCCCAAACGACTATGATTACACCACCCTATTTACAAAAAGGAGATACTGTTGCTATTTTAGCCACTGCCCGAAAACATATCGTGAAAAGCATGCAGCCTACTATTGATTTATTAGAAAGTTGGGGCCTTAACGTTGTTATTGGGAAAAGTATTGGCTTAGAAGAAAATCAATTAGCCGGAAGTGATGAACAACGTGCTGCCGATTTACAAGAACAATTAGACAATCCCAATATTAAAGCTATCTGGTGTGCTCGCGGGGGTTACGGCACCGTAAGAGTAGTCGATTTAATTGATTTCACACAGTTTAAAAAATCTCCAAAATGGTTGGTAGGGTTTAGCGATGTTACCGTTTTACACAGCCATTTGAATACGATGGGCTACAAATCCATTCATGGCATTATGCCTATTAGTCTTGCTAAAGCGAGTAAGGAAGCGATTGAAAGTTTGCGTTTGTCTTTATTTGGACAACCTTTACAATATGCCATTGATCCGCATCCTATGAACCGATTAGGTAAAGCGACTGGCGAAGTAGTAGGAGGTAATTTATCTATCTTATATAGCTTATTGGGTTCGCCCTCAGCTATTGATTGCAAAGACAAAATTTTATACATCGAAGATTTGGACGAATACCTGTACCATATTGATCGTATGATGATGAACTTGAAACGTAACGGTTGTTTGGAAAGTCTCAAAGGAATCATTGTAGGTTCTATGACCGATATGAAAGACAACGATATCCCTTGGGGGAAAAATGCCCTTGAAATTGTTCAAGATGTGACAAAACAATATAACATTCCTATGGTTTTTAACTTTCCTGCTGGTCACATTCACGACAACAGAGCCTTGATTTTAGGCGCTACTGCTACAATTGAAGTAACTGAAAATTGTAGTACTGTGGTGTTTGAATAA
- a CDS encoding endonuclease/exonuclease/phosphatase family protein codes for MRICPILCSLLLVSLSLKSFGQSKKFLIHTVAFYNFENLFDTINDPNTFDEDWTPKGSQHWTFDKYQNKLTHLARVLAEIGSSENPESPTFIGGCEIENRGVLEDLIQQPNLADKTYGIIHFDSPDKRGIDVALLYRKNFFQPTSYANIPLYVFQGEAKPKNETAESTDDIEIVSPKNKRVYTRDQLLVTGFLEGEEIHLIVNHWPSRSGGEQRSSPFREAAGALNRKIMDSLQQINPNAKVITMGDLNDGPYNKSVKIALGAKDKKRETPQFGIFNPFEEMQKRGMGTIAHRDAWDIFDQIMVSESLLKNEYSSWQFWKAGIYNKSFLIQKSGSFKGYPLRHSATEIGFSDHFPVYIYLIKEKN; via the coding sequence ATGAGAATCTGCCCCATTCTTTGTAGTCTTCTGTTAGTGTCTTTGTCTTTAAAATCCTTTGGACAATCTAAAAAATTCCTAATTCATACAGTTGCGTTTTACAACTTTGAAAATTTGTTTGACACCATAAATGATCCTAACACATTTGATGAAGATTGGACACCAAAAGGTTCTCAACATTGGACTTTTGACAAATACCAAAACAAGTTAACCCATCTTGCTCGAGTTTTGGCAGAAATTGGCAGCTCAGAAAATCCAGAATCTCCAACCTTCATTGGCGGGTGCGAAATAGAAAATAGAGGCGTGTTAGAGGATCTAATCCAGCAACCCAACTTAGCGGATAAAACGTACGGCATTATCCATTTTGACTCTCCAGACAAAAGAGGGATTGATGTTGCTTTATTGTATCGGAAAAACTTTTTTCAGCCAACTTCCTATGCCAATATCCCATTGTATGTGTTCCAAGGAGAAGCAAAACCCAAGAATGAGACAGCTGAAAGCACGGATGATATTGAAATAGTCAGTCCCAAGAATAAAAGAGTGTATACACGAGATCAACTCTTGGTTACAGGATTTTTAGAGGGCGAAGAAATCCATCTGATTGTCAACCATTGGCCTTCTCGCTCAGGCGGAGAGCAACGATCGAGCCCCTTTCGGGAAGCGGCAGGAGCCTTAAATAGAAAAATAATGGATTCGCTACAGCAAATTAATCCCAATGCCAAAGTGATCACCATGGGTGATTTAAATGATGGGCCCTATAACAAAAGCGTAAAAATTGCTTTGGGCGCTAAGGACAAAAAAAGGGAAACTCCGCAATTTGGCATTTTCAATCCTTTTGAAGAAATGCAAAAAAGAGGGATGGGTACCATTGCACATCGCGATGCTTGGGATATTTTTGACCAAATAATGGTCTCAGAATCATTGTTGAAAAACGAGTATTCTTCTTGGCAATTCTGGAAAGCAGGAATTTACAATAAGTCTTTTTTAATTCAAAAATCGGGATCCTTCAAAGGATATCCTTTGCGACATTCGGCTACCGAAATTGGTTTTAGCGATCATTTTCCAGTCTATATTTATTTGATCAAAGAGAAAAATTAG
- a CDS encoding 3-hydroxyanthranilate 3,4-dioxygenase, whose amino-acid sequence MAIAKPFNLNQWIDENRHLLKPPVGNKNVYTESGDYIVMIVAGPNARKDYHYNETEELFYQLEGSITVVIQEDGKRKEMKLQAGDMYLNPAKIPHSPVRSEGSIGLVIERKRAGLGFTDGLLWHCDSCNHKLYEVYFELHNIEKDFLSHFEHFYGSEALRTCSNCGTVMDTDPRFVAKK is encoded by the coding sequence ATGGCTATTGCAAAACCGTTCAACCTGAATCAATGGATTGATGAAAACCGTCATTTATTGAAACCGCCAGTTGGGAATAAAAATGTATATACTGAATCGGGAGATTATATTGTTATGATCGTGGCGGGACCCAACGCCCGAAAAGATTACCATTATAACGAAACGGAAGAATTATTTTACCAATTAGAAGGCAGTATTACAGTAGTCATTCAGGAAGACGGAAAACGCAAAGAAATGAAATTGCAGGCCGGAGACATGTACTTGAATCCAGCTAAAATTCCCCATTCTCCAGTTCGTTCAGAGGGTTCCATAGGCTTGGTGATTGAGCGTAAAAGAGCCGGCTTAGGATTTACAGATGGTTTGCTTTGGCATTGTGATTCGTGCAATCACAAATTATACGAAGTCTATTTTGAGCTGCACAATATTGAGAAAGACTTCTTGTCTCATTTTGAACATTTCTACGGATCAGAAGCTTTGCGCACTTGTTCCAATTGTGGGACGGTTATGGATACCGATCCAAGATTTGTGGCTAAAAAATAA
- a CDS encoding glycerophosphodiester phosphodiesterase, giving the protein MKGINCKMYLLILLMNFSLVSLAQSSINMEQLDKQGHRGCRGLYPENTIPGFLKAIDLGATTLEMDLVITKDKKVILSHEPFFNHEITTLPNGEYVSESNERELNIYEMVYSEVKKYDVGQKAHPRFLQQQKIKVNKPLLAEVIDSVEMHAKTNNKQPLFYNIETKIQPQTDNVYHPEPQEFVDLMMAVILEKKIQNRVIVQSFDSRSLQYLHQKYPSIKTALLVEAFDKKSFEKQIEDLGFTPTIYSPAQELVDLNLVQECRSKKIKLIPWTVNDLETIRRFVALGVDGIITDYPNLFFEE; this is encoded by the coding sequence ATGAAAGGTATTAATTGTAAAATGTATTTACTAATTCTGCTTATGAATTTTTCATTGGTTTCTTTAGCTCAATCCTCTATAAATATGGAGCAATTAGATAAACAAGGTCATCGAGGCTGTAGGGGTTTGTATCCCGAAAATACTATTCCGGGATTTTTAAAGGCTATAGATTTAGGGGCAACAACACTCGAGATGGATTTAGTAATCACAAAAGACAAAAAAGTTATTTTGAGTCACGAACCTTTTTTTAATCATGAAATCACGACACTTCCTAATGGGGAATATGTTTCAGAATCTAATGAAAGAGAATTGAATATCTATGAAATGGTGTATTCAGAGGTCAAGAAATATGATGTTGGACAAAAAGCTCACCCCAGATTTTTGCAACAACAAAAAATTAAAGTGAATAAACCATTACTTGCGGAGGTTATTGATTCAGTAGAAATGCATGCCAAAACCAATAATAAACAACCGCTTTTTTATAATATTGAAACTAAAATACAACCACAGACAGATAATGTATATCATCCTGAACCACAAGAATTTGTTGATTTGATGATGGCAGTGATTCTTGAAAAAAAGATTCAAAACAGAGTTATTGTTCAGTCTTTTGACAGTAGGTCTTTACAGTATTTACATCAAAAATATCCATCTATAAAAACCGCTTTATTGGTTGAGGCATTTGACAAAAAATCATTCGAAAAACAAATTGAAGACTTAGGATTTACACCAACCATTTATAGTCCTGCACAAGAGTTAGTAGACTTAAATTTGGTTCAAGAGTGTAGATCGAAAAAGATTAAACTAATACCGTGGACAGTTAATGATCTAGAAACCATTCGAAGATTTGTTGCCCTCGGAGTTGATGGAATTATTACAGATTATCCCAATTTATTTTTTGAAGAATAG
- a CDS encoding SDR family NAD(P)-dependent oxidoreductase, with the protein MNKIALITGATSGIGKATAEILAKNNYKLVLCGRRQDRLDELQSALSEFTSVHTLQFDVRDKEAVFAQISSLPNDFSEIDILINNAGNAHGLDPIQTGSLDDWDAMIDGNIKGLLYVSKAIIPKMTARKSGHIINIGSTAAKEVYPNGNVYCATKHAVDALNQGMRIDLNSFGIRVGAIHPGMVSTEFSSIRFKGDEEKAHNVYKGFTPLYAEDIADIIHFVVSRPYHVNIADLVVMPTAQASSGIVNRSLP; encoded by the coding sequence ATGAACAAAATAGCCTTAATCACCGGAGCTACTAGCGGAATTGGAAAAGCAACTGCCGAAATTTTAGCCAAAAACAATTATAAATTAGTATTGTGTGGCCGTCGCCAAGATCGATTGGACGAACTTCAATCAGCACTTTCTGAATTCACATCTGTACATACTTTACAATTTGATGTGCGCGATAAAGAAGCCGTTTTTGCACAAATAAGTTCGCTCCCCAATGATTTTTCAGAAATAGATATTTTGATTAACAATGCGGGAAATGCCCACGGATTGGATCCCATTCAAACAGGAAGCCTTGACGATTGGGATGCCATGATTGATGGCAATATCAAAGGTTTGTTGTATGTTTCAAAAGCTATTATTCCGAAAATGACAGCGCGCAAATCAGGACATATTATCAACATTGGGTCTACAGCTGCCAAAGAAGTCTATCCAAATGGCAACGTATATTGTGCTACTAAACATGCCGTTGATGCTTTGAATCAAGGGATGCGAATCGATTTAAATTCATTCGGAATTCGCGTAGGCGCGATTCACCCTGGAATGGTTTCTACCGAATTTAGTAGTATTCGCTTTAAAGGCGATGAAGAAAAAGCGCACAATGTATACAAAGGGTTTACGCCCTTGTATGCAGAAGATATTGCTGATATTATTCATTTTGTAGTGTCCAGACCTTATCATGTGAACATTGCCGATTTAGTGGTAATGCCCACTGCACAAGCTTCTTCAGGAATTGTCAATCGTTCTTTACCATAA